The Candidatus Neptunochlamydia vexilliferae genomic interval ACCCCCTGTTTGCTTACAAACAGGAGCAAAAACATCTCATTGAGATGGAGCTGCAACGACATGCAGAACTGATTTTTTATGACGTTTTAAAGCATATCGACAAGTACAACTGGGAAGAGTTTCCAAGGAAAAACACGAAAAAGCCAGAAAGGGTTGAAGAAATCACGGTATCGATCCCTTCTATGAGCACGTTTAAAAAAGCATCCCACTGTCATATTTATAATGCCCATAAAAAAGCCCACACCCATAAACTTCGCCACCTTCATTGTGATGTGTGCTTCGGGGGATGTAACAAAAAAACAAGCTATAAATTTGTCTTTCTTGCAAAAAAGGTAGCGAAAAAATCGGTAGATGGGGATGTCGGGGATGATGAAGGATCACCTAGCGACATTCAAGCCGTTCGTGAGAGCGGAGGATAGCCCCAAGGAGTTTTCGTTTCGAGCCCTG includes:
- a CDS encoding type IV pilus modification PilV family protein — protein: MHRQRPFVLIEVFIAIALLAVCAFPLIRYPLFAYKQEQKHLIEMELQRHAELIFYDVLKHIDKYNWEEFPRKNTKKPERVEEITVSIPSMSTFKKASHCHIYNAHKKAHTHKLRHLHCDVCFGGCNKKTSYKFVFLAKKVAKKSVDGDVGDDEGSPSDIQAVRESGG